Part of the Candidatus Dormiibacterota bacterium genome is shown below.
GCCCGCAGAGCTCGCCCACCCGGAGCCCCGTGTCCGCCAGCAGCCGGATGATCAGCTTGTCCCGTTCCGTCGGCGCCGCATCTTCGAGGCGCTCGATCTCCTCCCGGGAGAGCACGTCGAGCACCCGGCGGGTCAGCCGGGGCAGCTGCGGCGTCGCCTTCACCGCCTCCCCCGCCTTCGCCGCCCATTTCAGGAACTGTCGCACCGCCTCACGTAGCTGTGGACGGTGTCCTTCGAGAGCGGCTTCCCCCGCTTGCCCCCCTCCTCGAGGAGCCCGGAGGTGAACCGGTCGAGCGCCCGCTGGTCCAGCTGGTCGACCGTCTCGATGCCGACCCGGGCGCACCAGGGCAGGAACACCTCCTGGAGGCTATAGGCGCAGGCCTGGCTCACCGTCGAGGGCGCCAGCCCCCGGGCCCGGCAGGAGGCGAGGTAGTCGCGGACCAGCCCCTCGAGCAGCGTCGGCGCCGGCGGCGCCGCAACCTTCAGGTTTGGGCATCTTGAGGCCTCTCGACGGCCGTTTCAAGACCGAGCAGGCAACCGCTGCAACTGAACTCGGAGAGGACCGGTGGAGCGGGAGACGAGACTCGAACTCGCGACATCCAGCTTGGAAGGCTAGCGCTCTACCAACTGAGCTACTCCCGCTCGGAGAAGCTCAGGATACCGGTGGCGGGGGCTCGGAGTGCGTCCGGGTGCTCTCGTCGACCCAGACGGCGCCGCCCTCACCGTGCTCCTTCTTCCAGATGGGGACGTCGGATTTGAGGGTGTCGATGGCGTAGCGGCAGGCCTCGAAGGCCTCGGCGCGGTGGGGGGCGGAGGCGCTCACGACCACGCTGGCCTCACCGATCTCCAGGGTGCCGGTGCGGTGCCAGAGGGCGACGGCGGTGGCGCCGGTGCGGCGCAGCGCCTCCTCGCCGATGAGGCGCATCCGGGGCTCGGCCATCTCCGGATAGGCCTCGTACTCGAGGCGCTCGACGGCGCGGCCCTCGGCGTGGTTCCGCACCACCCCGGTGAAGGTGCACACCCCGCCGTCCTCATCGGTGCGAACCAGCGCCTCCGCGGCGGCGGCGTCGAGCACGTCGGTGGTGAGCAGCACGTGGACCCCGGGCCGTCCGCCCTCGGGGGTGCCGCCGGCGACCGGGGGGATGAAGGCGACCGAGTCGCCCGAGCGCACCGGGTCGTCCCAGCCGGCGTACTCCTCGTTGACGGCGACCCGCACCCCGGCGTCGCCGCCGCGCAGCCGGGGGTGCCGCTCCACCGCCGCGTCCCAGACGCTTCGGACCGTCGCGCCGGTGGGCACGGTCAACTCCAGCGACCGCTCCGCGGCGAGCTCGCGGAGCCGGGCGAAGAGGAGCACCTGCACGGTCAGCGCTACGGCCATGGGACCCGAGAGTACGCCACCGGCGCGGGCAGGCGTCGCCGGCTCAGGTGCGGAAGAGGTCGCGGGCGGGGTCCCGCTGGAGCTCGGCGGAGCCATTCCCCTCCCCCTCCCAGCGCAGCCCGCGCACCACGGCCACGGGCACCCCGTCGACCTTGCCCATCACCAGCTCCGCCGCGGACGCGATCTCGTCGGCGCTGGCGAGGACCGAGGCGTTCATCAGCTGGCCGGAGCTGTCGACCAGACCGCGGTGGTCGGTGAGCGCGGGCATCCCGGCGACCCCGATGGCGACGTTGACCTGGGCCTCACGGAAGGGCCGGCCGAAGCTGTCGCAGACGACCACGCCGAGGGGGCCGCCGCCGGCGGCGGCGAGCCAGGCGGCGCGGAGGGCGGCCGCCGAGCCGTCGGGGTCGCGGGGCAGGAGGGTGACGGTGTCGGTGCCCGGGACGTTGCTGCGGTCGACCCCGGCGTTGGCGCACACCAGGCCGGTCACGGTCTCGCAGACCAGAACCCCGGGGCCCGCCCGGAGCACCCGCCGGGTCTCGCCGAGCACCACCTCGGTCAGCCGGGGGTCACCGCCGGTGCGCTCGGCGAGCTCGACCGCGGCGGCGGAGGGCGAGACCGAGTCCAGCTCGACGAGCCGGCCCTCCGCCTTGCTCACCACCTTGTGGGTGACCACCACCACGTCCCAGGGGCGCAGCGCGAGCGCTGAGCGGTCGACGGCGGCGAGCACCAGGGCGGCGAGGTCGTCGCCGGGCCGCAGCTCGGGGAGCCCACGGACGGCGTGGATCTCGAGCGCCCCGGCGGCGCGGACTCCCGGTGCGGGAGCGGTCAGCCGACCGCCCGCCGTCCCGCCAGACCGAGCTGGCGGAGCACGTGGAAGGTCGCGGTGGGCCGGGGATCGGAGATCACCCCGACCAGGTCCTCCGGGCGGTCGCAGTCGATCCGCAGCGAGGGCAGGTCGAGCACCTCGAAGCGCAGCCGCTCGGCCTCGGCGGCGGCCCGGTGACGTTCCAGGGAGTTGGGACCGAACCGCCAGATGTCGACGTCGAGCGGGCGCAGCGCCGCGGCGTTGGTGCCCTTGCCCTCGGCGTCGGGGGCACAGAGCAGGAAGCGGCCCCGCCGCATCGCCCGCTCCATGAGGGTGTGGAGGTCGTCGATGTCGAGCATCGCGCAGTCGGCGGCGATGGTCACCACCGCGGTGTGGCCTCGCTCCAGCGCCCAGGCGACCCCGGCGCGGAGCGCCGCGCTCTGACCGGCGCCGCGCTCGCGCACCACCGCCATGTCGTTGCGGGCGGCGAGGCGCGCCACCTCGGCGTCGCCGGCGACGACCACGCAGCGCGAGCGCTGGACCGCCCGTCCGGCGACCCTCAGGGTGTCTCCGGCCATCGCCAGGGCGAGCAGCCGCCGCTCCTCGCCGCCAAGCCGGCTGCTGAGGCGCTGCTTGGCGCCGAGCGTCGCCTTGATGGGGATGATCAGAGCGGGTCCGCTCACCGCAGGCATCCTCCCTCCGCACAGGCGGGCAGCCCCGCCCCGTCGTCGTCGAACCCGAGCTGGTCGCGCACCACCGCGGCCAGCGACACCGCCGCCTCCAGGCGGTCCATCACCGTCTCGGCGAGCACCGCGCGCATCCCCAGCGCCTCGACCCCGGGCACCGAGAGGGCGTCGCGCCGGTCGACCACCATCATGGCGCAGAAGTCGGCGTAGAGGCTGCCGACCCCGGCCGGGCCGGCCTCGACGCCGGCGTGGTGCAGCATCGCCACGGTGGGGCCCTTGAGCGCCCGCCCGTTGACCACCGGGCTGACCGCGACCGACTGGGGCACGGCGCGCAGGGCCTCGCGGATGCCCGGTACCGCGAGGATGGGGCCGATGCTGATCACCGGGTTGCTGGGGCAGACCACGACCGCGTCCGCCTCGGCGATCGCCTCGAGCACGCCGGGCGCGGGCCGCGACCGCTCGGCGCCCTCGAAGCGGATCGCCTCGATCTCCGGAGCGCAGCGCTCGCGCACGAAGTACTCCTGGAAATGAAGCTCGCCGAGCCCGGCGCAGCGGACCCGGGTGGTCACCGGGTCGTCGCTCATCGGCAGCACCCGCGCGGCCACCCCCAGCGCACGGCACTGGGCCGCCGTCACCTGCGAGAGCGGCTGCCCGGCGCGGCGGCGCTCGGTGCGCCAGACGTGGGTGCCGAGGTCGCGGTCGCCGAGCTGGAACCAGGTGTCGTCGCCGAGGAGCTCGAGCATCGTCAGCGCCTGCCAGGTCTCGCCGCGCAGGCCCCAGCCGCGCTCCTCGTCGTGGACGCCGGCGAGGCCGTACACCACGCTGTCGATGTCGGGCGAGACCAGCAGCCCGTGACGCTGGACGTCGTCCGCGGTGTTGACGATCACGGTGATTCCGGCCGGGTCGATGACCCGGGTCAGCCCTCGGAGGAACTTCGCGGCACCGGTTCCACCGGCCAGCGCGACCACCCGGGGGAACGGCGGAACCACGGCGAGGGGGCGGGACGATCGGGGCGTCGATGCGGGCATCGAACGGGGCCTCCGCACTCCTGGATCCAGCCTGCCGGGGCTCTCCCGCCACGCCGCCCTCCGCGGGTAGCACAGAGCCTGCAGTGTACCGGAGAGGTCAGCCGGCGCCGGTCTTGATCGCTCGCAGGCTCAGCAGGACGACCGCGACGCAGCCGCCGAGCAGCGCCAGGTGCTCGCCGCGCTCGTCGCTGCGCGAGCCGATGAGCATCGCCGCGGGGAGCGACAGCAGCACCGCCGGCCCGTAGATGAAGTGGAGGCTGTCATGGGGCCGGTTCCCGCCCACGGCGAGGGCGATCCCGAGCACCGCCTGCACGGCGATCACCGCCTCGCTCAGCATCACGTAGACGCGCAGCCCTGGGCTGGCGGTGCGCCGGAAGACGCACCACGCAGCCCAGAGGGCGCCCACGACGCCCAACAGCTGGACCCCCTCGGCGAGCCGCTGGTGAACGGTGACCATCAGCGCGCGCCCCGGTGAGGGCCCGCGTCGGTGGTCACGCTCGGGATCGCGCCGCGGTCAGGAGCAGGACTTGGCGGTGCCGGCCTGGTCGGCGGTCTGGAAGCTGTGGCCGCAGCCGCAGGTCTTCACCGCCTGGGGGTTGTTGACGGTGAACCCGCCACCCATGAGCGCGTCGACGTAGTCGATCTCGGCGCCGTCGATGTACTGGGCCGAGAAGGAGTCGACGTACACGGCGAGTCCTTCGAACTCGGCCACGTCGTCATCGGGACGCGGGGGGTTCTCGTCGAGGCCCATCCCGTAGGAGAAGCCAGAGCACCCACCATCCTGGACGAACACGCGGAGACCGACCTTCTGACCCGGCTCACTGCTCGAGACCAGGTTCTTGAGCTGGGAGAGGGCTGCTTCGCTGACGGTGACCATGCTGCTGGAACCTCACAGTTCAGAAATATCCGACAGGTGCCGACCACGGGGCGAGCCCTGACGGCGACTCTACTGTACCGCCTGACGCCGTCCCGAAACCCTCCGTAGCGTGTATTTCTCGGCGGCCACTCGAACGAGTGTACGCCGCGCGCCCCCTCAGACCTTGCGGTACTCGGGCACCCAGGAGCCGTCGTCGAGCCGGCGGAAGTCCTGGAACAGGCCCGGCGCCTCCGCCACCATGAGCTCGGCGAGCGTCCCGAAGATCAGGCGCATCTCCTCCTCCGCTCCCGGGGCGGTGCGCATCTCGATGACGTGGCGCAGGGTCCGCAGGTTCATGGTCATCACCAGGTCGGTGCTCAGCCCGCACGGGGCCAGCCGCCGGAGCGCCGACGTGACCTCCTTCTTGACGTGGAAGGGGATGCCCTGGGCGTCGATCTCGAGCGCCCGGGCCGCCTCCACCTGGAACTCCTCCAGCCGCTCGACGATCTCGACGCACTCGCGCCGCAGCGGCTCGAGCGCGGGCGGGATGCGGAAGCCGATGTCCACCAGCCGGACGTAGCGGAGGCTCTCCTGGCTGTAGGCGGCGCCGGCGCGGTGGCGGACGATCTCATGGGTCGCGACCCGAGATACGTCGCGGAGCGCGAACGAGTAGCTGGCATGCTCGAGGACGCTGCCATGGGCGCTGCGAAGGATGTTCGCGAAGTACTCGCGGCGATCGCTCCGCACCCGGGTCACGTTGGGGTTGAGCCCCGGCTCCCAGCTGCGGTAGCAGGCCCGGCCGGCGAACTCGACGAGGAGCTCGCCGGGATTGACCGCCCCCTCGCCCTCGGCGAGGCGCCGGTCGAGCCAGGAGGCGCCGCCCACCTGCTCGAGGTAGGCGCGCATGCCCTCGAGATCGATCGAGGGCCGGGCGAGGAGATGGACGGACGGGCTGGTCTCGTGCATCGGGAACGGATGTTCGCAGATCGGTGGGCGCCCCTGCAGGGGCGGGACGGCGGTCCCCCTACAATGCGCCGCGATGGCCGAGCACGTCGTGGCTCCGCGCTTCCTCGCCGACGTGTACGAGGCCGCGAGCCGCTGCAACAAGTGCTCGCTCTGCCAGGCGGTGTGCCCCACCTACCTGGTGAACCCGGTCGAGTGGGAGACGGCGCGGGGCCGGGTGGCGCTGGTGCGCGACGCCATCGAGGGCAGGCTCGAGCTCCGCGACATCGCCGACGGCCCGCTGAGCACCTGCCTCACCTGCAACAACTGCGTGGCGGCCTGCGCCCCCGGGGTGCCCACCGGCGACATCGTCAGCCGCGCCCGCCAGGAGCTCCACGAGCAGGAGGGGCATCCCGCCGGCCGGACCCTGGTGCTCCGCTCGGTCCTCCCCCATCCGCGGATGCTCGGCCTCGCCCACCGGCTCTCCCGCACCGCCCAGGTGACCGGCCTTCACGCCCTGGCGCGCCACTCCGGGCTCACCCGCTGGCTCGGCACCGCCGGGGCCTTCATGGAGCACCTCGGCCCGCTGCCGGCGCGCACCGCCCACCATCGCGCCCGCGCGATCCCCGCCGCCGAGGGCACGCCCCGGGGCCGGGTGGCGCTCTTCGTCTGCTGCTACCAGAACGTGGCCGCACCGGAGGCGACCGAGGCGGTGATGCGGGTGCTCGCCGCCAGCGGCTTCGAGGTGGTGGTGCCGCGGCTGGGCTGCAGCGGCCTCCCCGCCCGGAGCCTGGGCGACCGCGACGCGGAGCTCGACATGGCGCGCCGCAACGTCGCGCGGCTGCGCGACCTCGAGGTCGACGCGCTGGTCGGCGACGTCACCTCGTGCACCGGCCAGGTCCAGCGCTACGGCGACCTGCTCCACGCCGAGCCGCCGCTGGCCGCCGCCGCCGCCGCGGTGGCGTCGCGCACCTGGCGGGTCGCGGAGTTCCTCGACCGTGCCGGCCTCGCCGCCCCGATGGGCCCGCTGCGCTGGCGGGTGGCCTACGACGAGCCGTGCTCACTGCCGCTCGGCGGCGACGCCCGCGATGCGCCCTACCGGCTGCTGGCGTCGATCCCCGCGCTGCAGCTCCGGCCGCTGGCCGAGGCCGCGATGTGCTGCGGCGGCGCCGGCGACTACTTCCACCGCGAGCCCGAGCGCAGCGCCGCCATCCTCGCCCGGAAGCTCAACAACGCCGCCGCCAGCGGCGCCGAGGTGCTGGTGACCGACAACATCTCCTGCCTCACCCAGCTCCGCGAGGGCGCCCGGCGGCACGCCCCCGGCCTGCGGGTGCTGCATCTCTTCGAGGTCCTGCAGGCGTCGATGGAGAGCGCGCGGCGGCGGGCCCCGCGCTGAGCGGGCACGTGCACGCCGCCGCCGAGGCCACGGCCCACCTGGGGATCCGGTCCACCACGGCTCCCCGAGCGGTCGCCGGTCTACGAGACCGGCCAGGATTCGGGCGGGATCGGAGGCCGCGAGCCCAGCCGGGCGGGGGCGGGCGGGTCGACCCGGACCACCCGGTCGACCCGGGTCTCCGGCTCGCGACGCATCGCCCGGATCAGCAGGAGGGCGACCACGAGGAGGGCGCCGAGCAGACCGGCGAGGAAGGTGCGCAGCTGGGTGAGCAGCGCCGCGAGCAGGTCGCCACCGGACCCGGTGCCCCACGTGTAGCCGAAGCTCGCGGTTCCGGCGAGGAGGCCGACGATCCCGATCCACCAGCTCGCCACCGCCACCCAGAACCCGGCGCGCGCCTCGGTGCCGAGCACGTCGACGAGGATGCCGCGCAGCCGCGGTCGCAGCATCCACAGCAGCGCCACCAGGGTGGCAACGGCGATCAGCGAGCCCGTGGCGAAGACGAGGACGGCTCTCACGGCATGCACCTCCGCACCGCTCAGGTCACCGGCACCGCGGTCGGGCGCCGGCGAGGGGTTCGCGGCGCCGCCCCGACGGCGCCGAGCATCTGATCGAGGGCGGGGGCGAGGCGGCGCAGGGTGGCGAACAGCGTGTCCACCCGGCCGGCGTCGGCCTGCAGCCGCGAGACCGTCTCCATGCCGCAGTAGAGGGCGACCATGGCGAGGGCGAGGTCGCGGGTGTCGACCAGGCCGCCGAGGGTCGAGGCGCCGAGCACCCGCTCGATCACCTCGGCGGCGAGGTCCACCCACGGATCCATGCGGCGGAGCAGCTGGTGCGCCCACTCGGTGGAGAAGGCGCCGCTGCTGAGCAGCTCCTGCACCGCCGCGATGTGGGGGGTGCCCATGTCCTCGGCGTAGAGCCGGCTGATCGCCTCCACCAGCTCGGGCAGGGTGGTGACCGGGTCGAGCGCGGCGCGGTAGCGCGCCATCCGCTCGGCGGTGCTGCGGTCGAGCGCCGCCAGCAGCAGCTCGGTGACGCCGCCGTAGTGATAGAAGATCAGCGCCGGGTTGAAGCCGCCGGTGCGGGCGATGGCCCGTGCCGAGCACCCCGCGTACCCCTCGGCGTGAAGGGTCTCGAGGGCGGCGTCGAGCATGCCCTCGCGGGTGCGCAGGCCGGCGCCGCTGCGCCGCCTCCGCTCCCCCGCCGGCAGGCCTGCGACGACCGTCTTTTGATCGAATGTTTTGTCCATCCGATCAAATTATCCCCCTCGCCGCCGCCGAGGTCAAGCCGCCGACCCCCCTTGACCGGGCGGTACCCTCACCCTAAAATGTCATATATCAGTACATCGTCGATATCACTAGCGGCGGGGTTCCGGCGGCATGAGGGCGACGTCGCCGGCCCATCCCCGCCGCGTCAGTGGAGGGAACGACGAGATGAGCAACGACGTCCAGCGTGAGCAGAGCTCCTCCGGTGCGCCGGCGAAGGACTTCCAGGAGACCGCCGAGCAGATGCGCGAGCGCAAGCAGCGCTGGGGCGATCACGAGCCCGGTGGCGCGACCATGACCCCGGGTGGCAACCCGGAGACGAAGAGCGAGGAGAACGAGGAGGGCGGGCGCACCCAGCGCTGACGCCCGGTGACCTCGGTCCCGACATCAATCTGGGAGCCATGGGCGGGGCCTTCGGGCCTCGCCCTTCTTCGTGCCCGGGCTCAGCCCAGGGCGTCCACCATCTCGGCGGCGGGCATCGCCATGCAGGTGAACGAGGGCACGTCCCGCACCGTGTGGGTCGACGCCTCGCTCTCCCGCATCTCGTGCACGAGGTCGAGGAAGTCGGACACCGAATCGCTCTCGAAGGCGACCACGAACTCCTGGTCGTCGAGGCCGAACGAGTAGGTGGTGTTGATCTTCACCGACGGGAAGCGGTGGCCCATGGCGATGTGCTCGTCCATCTGGCGCTGCCGCTCCTCCCTGGAGAGCCGGTACCAGGCGCGCGTCTTCACGAACGGATAGACGAAGAGGTAGCGCCGGGTCCCGGGGACGATGACCATGCGGTTGCTCCGCCCCTCCTGCCCCTCGTGCTCGTGGCGCTCCACGTACATGCTCCGCTTGGTCATCGCGAAGTAGTGGTACGGGCTGGTGAGGTACCCCGCCATCCGGGTGCGGTTGAGCCGTGCCGAGAAGCGGTGGTGCTGGTCGAGGTCGTCGCTGATCAGCCAGAGCATGAAGTCGGCGTCGCCGCGCGTCCCCACCAGGCTGTAGGTGCGAAGCAGCACCCCGGGGAGGGCCGCGGTCTCGGCGAGCAGCGCGGTCAGCTCGGCCCGGTCGGCGGCGCGGTCGGCCTCGTCGCGGCGGCGCCAGGCGGGGTCGAGGCGGTGGAAGGCGAAGCGGACGAACTGCCGGGTGATCGGGGTACGCCGGCTGGCGTCGCGGGTGGTGAGGGGCGCCTGATCGATGGCCATGCTGCCTCGCGTGGGGTCTATTTGAGATGCTCGCGGGAGACCGGGACGGTGTAGCCGCACCGCCGGCAGGCCCAGCCCCGGCCGCGGCGCGACACCAGCCTGCCGTCGTCGAGGGCGACGCTCGTGTCCGGCCCGAGAAGGGGGATCCAGGCGGCGGGATCGCCGGCGGACAGCCCTGTCCCGAACCCGGCGCGAGCCACCCGCTTGCAGCTGTCGCAGCGGTCCGGCGGTGGATTGACGAGCATTGCGGTGGCGTCCGGTCCTTCGATTATAGGGTGGGGCCGGAGACCGGCCGCCGGGTGCCGAGCGCCCGCCGGAGGGCGGCGGCGGCGAGGTCCGCAGCGTAGGCCTGGGCGAGGGCGCGGCGCACCTCGGCGCCGTGGTCGTCGCCGGCGGCGTCCATGATCCGCGCCATCCGCTCCGCCTCGTCGCCCTCGGCGAGGACCTCGGCCTCGGCCGCGGCGAGCTCCGCGGCGGCGGCGTCCCCGTCCGGCTCCGCCGCCAGCGCTGCGGCCAGGCCGCCCAGCGGAGGCGGCCGGTCGGCGCCGCCCCGGAGCGGCGGGGGCGCGGGGATGCCCGGCCAGAGGCGGACGAACACCCCGGCGGCGGGTGGCCCGAGACAGATCAGCAGCGCCGCACCGGCGGCGTCGAGGCGGGCGGCGATCGCCGACACCGCACCGCGGGTGGCCCGGTGGCGGAGCTCGGCACGCAGCCGGTCGAGGTCCCGCTCCTCCGCCGCCGCCGACGACAGCGGATGGCGGCGGGCGCCGCGGCCGTCCAGCTCCATGCCCATCCCCCCGCCGGGGCCGGCGAGCCAGACCCGGTCGGACCCGTCGATCCCGGCGGCGGCCGAGGCCAGCAGGCCGGCGGCCTCCTCGACCCCGGCTGCGCGGGCGAGCACCGCGCCGGCGAGACCCGCCCTCGCCACCGGGCCGGCGGCGGCGCAGGCGACGAGCAGGCCGCACCGGTTGACGCCGTGGTGCAGCCCCGCCGCGGTGGCGCAGCCGGCGGCGTCGTGGCGGGGCTCGCCCGCGTCGAGCGCGGGACTGGTCCACCACCCCGCCGGCGACCCGGCTCCGTCGCCGAACAGCGCCAGGCCGCCGGTGCGCAGCACCACCACGTGGGCCGGACCGGCGGCCTCGGCGACGTGGCCGGCGAGCACCGGACCGCCGCCGGCGCCGAGGAGGATGGCGTCTCCCGGGTCAGCCATCGGTCATGACGGCTCGCCGGCCTCCACGCCTCCGTAGCCGCCGCGATAGAAGAGCAGCGGACGGACGGTTCGGGCGATGTCGAGCTCGCGCACCCGCCCGATGACGAGGTGGTGGTCGCCGGCCTCGAGCACCTGCTCGGTGTCGCAGTCGATCCAGGCGACGGCGCCGTCGATCACCGGCGAGCCGCTGGCCGCCGGGCGCCACGCCAGCCCGCTGAACTTGGCGGTCTCGCGGCTGGAGAACCGCCGGCACAGCGGGACCTGGTCGTGGGCGAGCAGGTTGACGCAGAAGGCCCCGGCCGCCTCGATGCGCGGCCAGCTGCGCGCCGACCGATCGACGGTGAACGAGACCAGCGGCGGCTCGAGCGAGACCGAGGTGAACGAGCCCACGGTCAGACCCGCGGGGAGGCCGTCGTGCAGCGCCGTGACCACTGCGACAGCGGTGGGCACGTGACCCATGACCTGGCGGAAGTGGCCGTGATCCGGGGCCCGCGAGCCCGCCGCGGCGGCGTCGCCGGCGGCGTGGTCGGCTCGCGGGATCACCCGATCACTCTAGCTCAGAAGGCGGCCAGCCCCGAGGGGGTGCCCAGCCCGCTGGGGCCGTCGTATCCGGCCCCCGCGGTGCACATCGGGTTGCCGAAGCAGAGCAGCCCGTTGCTTCCCGAGACCACGTCGTGGAGCGCCGTCGCGTGGCTGTACAGGTAGGCGCCCGGCGCGGCCTGGGCGGCGGGGTTGCCGGCGAGCGCGTAGAGGGCGGCGACGAAGGGGGCGCCCGCGCTGGTCCCGCCCGCCTGCACCCAGCCCGCCGCCTGGTAGCTGTCGTAGACGGCGACGCCGGTGCTCGGGTCGGCGACCATCGAGAGGTCGGCGGTGCTGCGCCGGCTGCAGGCGGTGGTCAGCTGCCACGGGGGCTTCGGCTCGTAGGCGCTGCAGCCGCTGCCGCTGCCGCTCCACGCGGTCTCCGACCAGCCCCGCGCGCTGGAGTCGCGGGTCAGGGTGGTGCCGCCGACGGCGATCACGAACGGCGAGACCGAGGGGAACACGGTGCCGAAGCCGGAGTCGCCCGACGCGGCGGTGACCGCGATCCCCGGGTGGTTGAAGTAGGCGTCCCAGCCGGTCTGCTGGGCCTGCTCGGGCACGCCCCAGCTGTTGCTGATGGCGACCACGCCGGGAACGCTCGCGGCGTAGTTGACCGCGGCACCGAGCACCGGGATGTCCTGGGTGGCGGCCTCGACGAGCAGGATGTGGCAGTCGGAGCACGCCGCCGAGACCATGTCGAGGTCGAGCGCGATCTCCTTCGACCAGCCCGGGTCAGGCGCCGGATAGTTGGCGCCGCCGGTGGCGTCCACCTTGCGGAAGCAGCCGTTCGCGGTGGTGCAGGCGGGCAGGCCCATGGCGGCGCGATAGACGGCGAGGTCGGCCTCGGCGTTGGGGTCGTCCATGGCGTTGATCACGGCGACGGTGCGGCCGGCGGCGCCGGTGCCGGTGATGCCATAGGCGCTGCGCAGGTCGGCCGCGGTGAGCCCCTTGGGGGCGGCGCCCGGGGTCTGGGTCGGCGGCGGAGCCGGTGCCGGGGCGGGGGTGCCGCCGAGCAGGCTTCCGAGCCCCAGGGGAAGGCTGCCCAGCAGGCCGCCGAGCAGGCCGCCGCCGGGGGGGGCGGCGAGGAAGCGGGCCATGCACCGCGCCTGGCCGTGGAGCGCCTGCTGGCAGGCGGGAATCCCCGCGATCGCCGGCAGCT
Proteins encoded:
- the moaD gene encoding molybdopterin converting factor subunit 1, with the protein product MAVALTVQVLLFARLRELAAERSLELTVPTGATVRSVWDAAVERHPRLRGGDAGVRVAVNEEYAGWDDPVRSGDSVAFIPPVAGGTPEGGRPGVHVLLTTDVLDAAAAEALVRTDEDGGVCTFTGVVRNHAEGRAVERLEYEAYPEMAEPRMRLIGEEALRRTGATAVALWHRTGTLEIGEASVVVSASAPHRAEAFEACRYAIDTLKSDVPIWKKEHGEGGAVWVDESTRTHSEPPPPVS
- the cofE gene encoding coenzyme F420-0:L-glutamate ligase, which translates into the protein MTAPAPGVRAAGALEIHAVRGLPELRPGDDLAALVLAAVDRSALALRPWDVVVVTHKVVSKAEGRLVELDSVSPSAAAVELAERTGGDPRLTEVVLGETRRVLRAGPGVLVCETVTGLVCANAGVDRSNVPGTDTVTLLPRDPDGSAAALRAAWLAAAGGGPLGVVVCDSFGRPFREAQVNVAIGVAGMPALTDHRGLVDSSGQLMNASVLASADEIASAAELVMGKVDGVPVAVVRGLRWEGEGNGSAELQRDPARDLFRT
- the cofC gene encoding 2-phospho-L-lactate guanylyltransferase, which produces MSGPALIIPIKATLGAKQRLSSRLGGEERRLLALAMAGDTLRVAGRAVQRSRCVVVAGDAEVARLAARNDMAVVRERGAGQSAALRAGVAWALERGHTAVVTIAADCAMLDIDDLHTLMERAMRRGRFLLCAPDAEGKGTNAAALRPLDVDIWRFGPNSLERHRAAAEAERLRFEVLDLPSLRIDCDRPEDLVGVISDPRPTATFHVLRQLGLAGRRAVG
- the cofD gene encoding 2-phospho-L-lactate transferase, giving the protein MPASTPRSSRPLAVVPPFPRVVALAGGTGAAKFLRGLTRVIDPAGITVIVNTADDVQRHGLLVSPDIDSVVYGLAGVHDEERGWGLRGETWQALTMLELLGDDTWFQLGDRDLGTHVWRTERRRAGQPLSQVTAAQCRALGVAARVLPMSDDPVTTRVRCAGLGELHFQEYFVRERCAPEIEAIRFEGAERSRPAPGVLEAIAEADAVVVCPSNPVISIGPILAVPGIREALRAVPQSVAVSPVVNGRALKGPTVAMLHHAGVEAGPAGVGSLYADFCAMMVVDRRDALSVPGVEALGMRAVLAETVMDRLEAAVSLAAVVRDQLGFDDDGAGLPACAEGGCLR
- a CDS encoding iron-sulfur cluster assembly accessory protein; this translates as MVTVSEAALSQLKNLVSSSEPGQKVGLRVFVQDGGCSGFSYGMGLDENPPRPDDDVAEFEGLAVYVDSFSAQYIDGAEIDYVDALMGGGFTVNNPQAVKTCGCGHSFQTADQAGTAKSCS
- the thyX gene encoding FAD-dependent thymidylate synthase — translated: MHETSPSVHLLARPSIDLEGMRAYLEQVGGASWLDRRLAEGEGAVNPGELLVEFAGRACYRSWEPGLNPNVTRVRSDRREYFANILRSAHGSVLEHASYSFALRDVSRVATHEIVRHRAGAAYSQESLRYVRLVDIGFRIPPALEPLRRECVEIVERLEEFQVEAARALEIDAQGIPFHVKKEVTSALRRLAPCGLSTDLVMTMNLRTLRHVIEMRTAPGAEEEMRLIFGTLAELMVAEAPGLFQDFRRLDDGSWVPEYRKV
- a CDS encoding (Fe-S)-binding protein — its product is MAEHVVAPRFLADVYEAASRCNKCSLCQAVCPTYLVNPVEWETARGRVALVRDAIEGRLELRDIADGPLSTCLTCNNCVAACAPGVPTGDIVSRARQELHEQEGHPAGRTLVLRSVLPHPRMLGLAHRLSRTAQVTGLHALARHSGLTRWLGTAGAFMEHLGPLPARTAHHRARAIPAAEGTPRGRVALFVCCYQNVAAPEATEAVMRVLAASGFEVVVPRLGCSGLPARSLGDRDAELDMARRNVARLRDLEVDALVGDVTSCTGQVQRYGDLLHAEPPLAAAAAAVASRTWRVAEFLDRAGLAAPMGPLRWRVAYDEPCSLPLGGDARDAPYRLLASIPALQLRPLAEAAMCCGGAGDYFHREPERSAAILARKLNNAAASGAEVLVTDNISCLTQLREGARRHAPGLRVLHLFEVLQASMESARRRAPR
- a CDS encoding TetR/AcrR family transcriptional regulator produces the protein MDKTFDQKTVVAGLPAGERRRRSGAGLRTREGMLDAALETLHAEGYAGCSARAIARTGGFNPALIFYHYGGVTELLLAALDRSTAERMARYRAALDPVTTLPELVEAISRLYAEDMGTPHIAAVQELLSSGAFSTEWAHQLLRRMDPWVDLAAEVIERVLGASTLGGLVDTRDLALAMVALYCGMETVSRLQADAGRVDTLFATLRRLAPALDQMLGAVGAAPRTPRRRPTAVPVT
- a CDS encoding chlorite dismutase family protein, yielding MAIDQAPLTTRDASRRTPITRQFVRFAFHRLDPAWRRRDEADRAADRAELTALLAETAALPGVLLRTYSLVGTRGDADFMLWLISDDLDQHHRFSARLNRTRMAGYLTSPYHYFAMTKRSMYVERHEHEGQEGRSNRMVIVPGTRRYLFVYPFVKTRAWYRLSREERQRQMDEHIAMGHRFPSVKINTTYSFGLDDQEFVVAFESDSVSDFLDLVHEMRESEASTHTVRDVPSFTCMAMPAAEMVDALG
- a CDS encoding flavin reductase family protein translates to MIPRADHAAGDAAAAGSRAPDHGHFRQVMGHVPTAVAVVTALHDGLPAGLTVGSFTSVSLEPPLVSFTVDRSARSWPRIEAAGAFCVNLLAHDQVPLCRRFSSRETAKFSGLAWRPAASGSPVIDGAVAWIDCDTEQVLEAGDHHLVIGRVRELDIARTVRPLLFYRGGYGGVEAGEPS